The sequence below is a genomic window from Marmota flaviventris isolate mMarFla1 chromosome 9, mMarFla1.hap1, whole genome shotgun sequence.
aatcacattccaaATCTCATTACAGGATTTTGATTAGACATAGAGAAGTAGCTCTAGTATTTCCACTCCCCTTGGGGCATGGTATTGAGTTGGTTCTGTTTTGTTACACACCATTTGCCAATTTTTTAACGTATTTAAAGTTCCTGGTTATATTTTTACCAATACTCAATAAAAAGCTGTATAGAATTCACATAGTGGGACATAATCCCTGATTTTAAGTAGCTGAAAATCtagcagaaagagaggaaaagacagaatTGAGCAGAGAAGATTGACTGGTTCTTGAAGATTGAGTGTGCATTTCAGGGGTGCTACTTAATGACTCTGATTTAAGTTATTCACTTTGAAATGCACAGCCTCAACTATAAAGTGGAGCATAATAATTTCTGATACAAAGAGATATTTGAGGAATAGATGATATGACACGTCACAAATGTCTGAGAGGTTATAGGATATATAATGGAAAATAACAGAATGAAAACAGTACCAGCACAATGAAAATACAAACTAGAATGGGTTCAAGAGGGAAAAGTCACATCCTGTGGGATGACAAAAGGTCTTTCAGGGTTAAGAATTTCTAAAGAGGAACAACATTAAATGTGTAACAGGAGACACAGAGAAGTAATGGAGAGATACAAAAAATTACTCAAAGGAATGCATGCATAAGAGAAAAAGCCATAGTAGCAAGTATGCATAAAATTGTGGCTATATTCTCTGACCAAATTCTTTAGCCAATATTCATGATAAAATGCACATTAATagttaaaattctatttaaaagcACAACTGATTTATCTTGTTCTCTCCAGTTAAAGAAAATGGATAGGAGAGGGTCGAGGCAGGTATTACTGCCAAGTCCTTTATAAAATTAAGGAAGTGGATGGACAATTTTCTTCAGGAAAACATCACAATGTGTTGGGATTTATGCTGGGGAACATGGAACTAGGTTCTGTAGTTAAGCTGAAGATAACCGAATGGGAGTTTTCGGGAGTCATCTGGAAAAGAGGAGTGAGAGAAGCAAATAAAAGAAGGAGACAGAAATCAACAAAAAGGTGTCAAGAAGCCCAGAGCCTGCAAAGAATTATATTATTACCAGAGGTAAATTTCTTGTGGAAGGCTGGGATCAAAGGATTTCAGAGGACTACTACATATAATACTGAAATATCCTTATTACTTAAGCTAAACATGTATGGGATTTTTGCATGGCATTAttgttttgattaaaaaaataactgagttCCATATCAAGACATGGTTAGCACAATACAGAACCAGCTATCTCCAGAGGGATGGCATCTCATTACAGAAAATAATCTGTAAACTAAGCTCTTTGAGCAGAAGCAGGACCTTAGGATCAGAGGTGACTAAGGGAATGTAAGTCCCAGAAAGTTGCAAAATTCAGTAATTAAATGAACTCAATGACTCAATGATTTCTATTTAATCCTTAATAAAAGAATGCATATGAGTTACATTATAGAAGAAACATCCTTAATAACAAGTCATTTAATGTGTTTTACTCTGTGGCATTCTCAATATTTCACatataatatcttttttaatctttagaaCAGTGatattatatttacatgtataggTAAGGAATTAAAAGGAACCCCAGAGAAACTAAATAAATAGACCTAATTTACCAAGTACTAAATAGAAGGGTTAGAATATAGTCACAATACTATTCCACAGCTTACACTTGGAATCATTTGGTATGTTCTGTTTTATACACTGCTTACTTCTAGTTAAAACTCAGTCTAGTTTAGGGTCCAATTATGCTTTGTCTACCTTTTTGTCcccattatttttctataaatatataatgtctaGGCAGTTAGACTCTTGATAGTGCCAACACTGTGGACCTTTTTCTATGTGAAGTTGGATTTCAATTTTACTTCAGTGTAAATATACTTTTACTTAATTTTCTGTTATCCCTCACAATTTCAGGAAGAAATATGTTTCCATGGAAGGATTTACTTATTATCACTtcagtgaaatatatatatatatatatatatatatatatatatatatatatatatatatatatatatattcattttgtcTCTTTGGTGAGGGAAACTGAAAGTGTTACTGCATGAAACCTAAAACTGGTCTTCAAAATCCTTGTCTAAAGTTAAATACAGGTAACTATCCTCTGACAGGTGACTGAATTCTTTATTAGTCACCACCCCACTGAAGGTATCCTGCACATAAACCCATTACCTGGTGTTGAAGAGCAGAAAGCAATAAAATCCTTCTCTACATGGGCTTTCTTAATTCCATCATCTTCAAGGTCTTCTGAATCCAGTAAGAATTTGCCTTCAGTGTCTCCTGCTGAATCTTTTAACCACACCACCCCTTGATTCTCTGGAAAGACAAAGTTTAGCTAGCTGCTTATTACCAACTGCCAAGAGAACTACCTCCTCTAAACCCCTGTTGAACCAtacttattcacttattttttattcacatacacatacatgcattcATCTCAAGAGCTACCTTTccaataattctttctttttttcaattcatgcattattattatacacaatagtggaatTTATTGTGACATATTCCCATGTAAGATCTTCTCAATAATTCTTATCTAACAAAATGCTGAAACTAACAACATCCAAGCATTAAAATCTCAAAACTAAAAGTGATTTATCCTTAATTGAAAATGGAACAGGTAACTACCAACCAGAAACATAATTCACAGAAGTCACTCTCATTGATTGGGAACAACAGGTGTTCTTTGATATTAGGAACAGACACAAAGACATTGGATGTATGAAGCTGTACACAGGTCAGTGTTGGATGACTCCTGTCCTAGGAGACATCAGGACTCACCACCACGGCAGGCCTGGATGATGATCACCTTGGGTTTGTCCTTCAAACTTGGACAGTTCCAGGTGTTCAGCATTTGAAAGATGGTGTTGACTTCTAACACATCTGAGACTTTCTCAGAATATTTCGTGCCACAAATCCCATCCCGGATACCATGAGACATGAACACCAGAAAAGTACTGTCAGAGGTCTGGTGTTCTGGGCGGGCAGCAAATGCCTTCAGCTCTGTAGCCATGTCCTGAAAGAAACCACTGAATTTTAATCCATGTGATTTACTACCATTGTCCTTTGGGGATCTAATGCAGAGATACTTAAGGAATTCATTGAGGAAttctatgaaaataaatgacgtggaaaataaaattaatgtctcAATTCTCTGataaagtaaagaaagaaatgcttATAGGAAGTCACTAAGATTTCTAGTAGAAACATAGGAGCACGGTTTAGGTGGAAcactttccatttaaaatttacaccagggtcttgctaaaggaCTCCTACGTTGGAAGGAGCTATGTAATATCAAGCACCCTCCAAGGAAAAATTGAGATTATACACTGCCAAGAGACAAAGTGTCCTGGTACTAAAGCATGCTTGCTAGCATTATTTAGGAGTATGAAGTATAAGACTATTGATTTTATAGTTTAGAAGCCTTACTGAAGCAGTGATATTTTCTTTCACATCCACTCTGTATCCTAGATTTTCCAGCagcattttcatatctctgatatCAACATCAGCTCCAGCCCTCCTGGGAAGACTGTCAAACTCTGTATTGCAGATAATGAGGGCAAGACGAGTGCGGGTCATCCTAGCCATTATTGGATAAATCTGTAAGAAAGGAGATTGGATGAATAGTTTTGTTCTCTTTAATTCAATATTCAACCTGTATGTTTAAAATAGCCTCCCATGCCCTAATCCTATTGAGAAAACAAATCCCATGAATTCCAGATTAAGAATAGGGAAGGCAACTGAATCTTAATTTGGGAGTTTGCAAGTGACTAAAAGGCAGCTCAGCATCTTACTCTAAATTTGATATGAGATTTTGAAACATACAAAGGTTTTAATGCCAGGATTACTGAATTTCAACACTGACTTGCCCATTTTCTGATTGTGTAACTTTgggaaaaatttctttaaaatccctGCATGTTTCAGCACTCTAAACTGAGTTATTTTGATGGTTAAAAGTATTGTTATATGCAAAGAATTTAGAGCAACGTGTGACTCACAGCCAATACCAGACACTGATgttatggatattatattatgATTTACACAGGAAATTGATCCAAACTTGGAATTCTATATAAGCCTTGGATTCTAGAGATGGAAATCATCTATTTAAGGGGAGCAGCCCAATTATTCTCCAAAACATCTCAAGGAAATTGTCTCTAAGGAAGAACCACTGCACTTCAGAAGAGTCTCAAGGGTGTCTTTCAGttcactcattttattttctgagcaCAGCACCTCTGTTGACTTTTCTTTCCAAATCCTTTGTGCTGTTTCTAAGGGGCAAAGCTTGAGGCTCCCTCCTGGGCCTGAGGATGTGAGCTCAACTTGGTGGCTTTTCACCTCTTGAGGAGCTGCAAGAGACAAGAAGCGTTATGAATAATTACATCCCTGATGGTCTCATTTTGAGGAAATATCTCAGAAATTCAATCCTAGGTTAGTCATGAATGTTATGGAGTGAGCTCACTGTTAATGGAACACTTTCCAAGCCAGAGACTTCCAGTACTTTGATATAGGGGTCAGGATcagcattataataaaaatattttgataaatacataGAAAGGAAGTTTCTTAAGGCcatgaatgattaaaaaatactgagaaaacaatcagtattttagaaatattgaagGTATAAATTTACTTGAAAGATTTAAAGCCTACAATAAAATTGTGGGGAGTTAGAGGTAGAGGACTTAAGGaactatattaaaatgttttataaactatAGATATTTGCCTATTAATTTATATAACAGGCATGATAGTAGACATcagggatatatattttttttaaatgagccttTGTTTCATTCTTCAGGATCATTTTCCAATGTGTACAGATGTAAGGTAGAGAGGCAAGATTGAATAGAAGGACTGTAATGAAGAATGATAAATGCTAAAATCAAAATACACACTAAATAGATTCATTTCACTAAGCACTGATCACACAAATATATTAAGAAGGGTTTTCACAGTAGTTGATGTGCAAAAATTCCTGAGGCTTTCATTTGATCACAAATTCAATACCATCCAACAATGTGATGCCCTtgctaaaaaaattaatgcagtCTGTTGTAGTTCGGAAGAGAAATGTTACAATGAGAAATCACATTTAATCTCAAAGAGGAACTTAAACTGTTGTATACTCAATAAAGTAAATCAAGGTATCATAATGTGTGTTGACTCCAAGAAAAGGGGCTAAAAAGAATGgatgttttgaaaaaaaacacatagaaataatttttatgtggGATGAGTGGTCTGTTTCTGCATAAAGAAATCTAGAGAAGAGTAGGAAAAACTAGAAATgtttgaattacttttttttttagtagtgggATAGTGCatttggttatggttagtatcCCTTCCCATGAAACATCTAAGAAAACATATGTGAGATACTCTCCATTATTTGATTCAGCAGAGCAATGTTTTTACTTATTGAAATACTTGCTTTCCTGGTTTCTAAATTTCTTCCAAATATaagttcctttcatttttaagagaaaagaatcaCCTTTGGATTAAATTAGTCTAGAATTGTGAATGGAAAACCATTCTAGCACATAaaatcacttaaatttttttaagaggaTGGACTCATGCAAAAAGAaaattgtctttttgtttttaggtttatttattttttttctttttttcaccaaTGAACAAAAGGGTGCCTGTTGACCATGTCAGGATTCATTAAGGCTGAGACCATTTTCAAGGTACAGCACTGAAATACTTAAGATGTTGCTTGTCCTCTGAGACCTGAGTTTTTTCTGTGCTACCTCTAATATTGTGTAAAATAAAGAGGTTTTACTAATTTTTGTGGCAGAGACTGCACACTCTGAGCATCTACAGAGACCACAAGATGCTCTTCTCTTCCTCATGGTACCCAGCTGGTTCATGTTGCTAATCACTCCAGAAGTTAGGTGTAGCCAAGTGACTGACTGTAATGTGAGCACATTTGATGCGATGCACCTAGGCTGAACCTAGGTGACCTTCCATATTCTTTCCTGTGGCACAAACTTGATGGTTATGGCCACATTATTTTGGCATCGTATGTTACAGATATTTTCTTCCATGGGATGGAAGATATCTAGGTATCTGGGTTAACAGTTGGAAGGGAGTGGCTGCTGATCAATAAATGGCCAATTCAGAATTGTCAGGAATGAAAACAATTTTCTATTATCTATATGAGACATTATAAAATTTTGACTTTATTATTGTATCCTATGTTGTCTTAACTTATACAGGTATGTGTAGTATCTTTTATATTCCTAAAACTTTGGTAACTTTAAAATTTGATGATAGATTCCTAAATACTTATTCATTTGAGATTTATGTACCCATGCAAATTCAATCCAAGCAAAAACATTATTAGTCATGTTCATTATTCTCTAACAGTACAGGATCTGGAACAGAATTAatgtaagaaatattttcctaattgACTAGTATCTGATCATAATTATGACATATATTATCTAATGAAATGGTCTTTTAACATTTATTGCCTGCA
It includes:
- the Casp1 gene encoding caspase-1 — encoded protein: MADKILKEKRKLFIQSVEAGTINGLLDELLEKRVLNQEEMEKVRAENATVMDKARALTDSVIKKGPMACQIFITHICKDDCYLAGTLGLSSGPQTGDYFSMQDSRETFLSFSAPQEVKSHQVELTSSGPGGSLKLCPLETAQRIWKEKSTEIYPIMARMTRTRLALIICNTEFDSLPRRAGADVDIRDMKMLLENLGYRVDVKENITASDMATELKAFAARPEHQTSDSTFLVFMSHGIRDGICGTKYSEKVSDVLEVNTIFQMLNTWNCPSLKDKPKVIIIQACRGENQGVVWLKDSAGDTEGKFLLDSEDLEDDGIKKAHVEKDFIAFCSSTPDNVSWRHPTLGSLFIMKLIKNIQEYAWSCDLEEIFRKVRFSFELPDGRAQMPTTERVTLTRCFYLFPGH